Proteins co-encoded in one Spirochaeta lutea genomic window:
- a CDS encoding MATE family efflux transporter translates to MVVPQMVGVFGLVVYHLVDTYYVGQLGTLELAGVSFTFPVVMVAGSLAQGIAQGASAWISRAIGAQNGERVKQLALHALVLAFVLSCVVSIAGILTIDPLFRLLGADDETLPFVRQYMTIWYSGVGFILMTIVGNNIIRSTGDTRTPAGIMVAAAVLNAVLDPILIFGLGPVPALGVAGASLATVAARSLTLLGALWIIISRLGLVQIRRGMWLGIKGSWKDILSIGVPVSGTRLIVPLGAGLITRVVSQFGPAAVAGYGVGNRMEVFALAFGNALAIVMGPFIGQNLGAGKKQRIGQGFWTARWFCLGVGLVSFGVLLAVPEPLAAFFNDDPGVVRAASLYMRLVSWSYAFQSFFMVTAAGLNVMGKPVAAAALGILQMFGLMVPLGLLGSHLFALPGLFTAIGLSYFLTGIAGHWLIARVVRAEF, encoded by the coding sequence ATGGTGGTCCCCCAGATGGTTGGGGTGTTCGGGCTGGTGGTCTACCATTTGGTGGATACCTACTATGTGGGACAGCTGGGGACCCTGGAGCTGGCAGGGGTGAGTTTTACCTTCCCAGTGGTTATGGTGGCCGGATCTTTGGCCCAGGGGATTGCCCAGGGGGCATCGGCTTGGATCAGCCGGGCTATCGGGGCCCAGAACGGGGAGCGGGTTAAACAGCTAGCTCTCCACGCCCTGGTCCTGGCCTTTGTGCTCAGTTGTGTGGTGAGTATAGCCGGTATTCTGACTATCGACCCGCTGTTCCGCCTTCTGGGGGCGGATGATGAAACCCTGCCCTTTGTCCGCCAATACATGACGATCTGGTATTCCGGGGTCGGGTTCATCCTCATGACCATCGTCGGAAACAATATTATCCGCTCCACTGGAGATACCCGGACTCCGGCTGGGATTATGGTGGCGGCGGCGGTACTGAACGCGGTGCTCGATCCCATCCTTATCTTTGGTCTGGGGCCCGTGCCGGCCCTGGGAGTGGCCGGGGCGTCCCTGGCTACTGTCGCAGCCAGGAGCCTGACCCTCCTGGGTGCTCTGTGGATTATCATTTCCAGGCTCGGGCTTGTGCAGATCCGGCGGGGGATGTGGTTGGGTATCAAAGGCTCCTGGAAGGATATTCTATCCATCGGTGTGCCGGTGAGTGGAACCCGGCTCATTGTTCCCCTGGGGGCGGGGCTAATCACCCGGGTGGTTTCCCAGTTCGGGCCGGCCGCTGTGGCAGGCTACGGGGTTGGTAACCGGATGGAGGTCTTTGCCCTGGCCTTCGGAAATGCCTTGGCCATTGTTATGGGGCCCTTTATCGGGCAGAACCTGGGGGCGGGGAAGAAACAGCGGATAGGCCAGGGCTTTTGGACGGCCCGGTGGTTCTGCCTCGGGGTGGGCTTGGTGAGTTTCGGGGTGCTGCTGGCGGTGCCCGAACCCTTGGCCGCCTTCTTTAACGACGATCCCGGGGTGGTCCGGGCAGCAAGTTTGTATATGCGGCTGGTATCCTGGAGTTACGCCTTCCAGAGCTTCTTCATGGTGACCGCAGCTGGTTTGAACGTTATGGGCAAGCCTGTTGCTGCTGCGGCCCTGGGAATTCTCCAGATGTTCGGTCTCATGGTTCCCTTGGGATTGCTTGGCTCCCACCTCTTTGCCCTGCCTGGGCTCTTCACAGCCATCGGCCTATCCTATTTCCTTACCGGAATCGCCGGCCACTGGCTCATTGCAAGGGTGGTACGGGCTGAGTTCTAA
- a CDS encoding TPM domain-containing protein, translated as MASQVSKIVTEQDQQRIRDCVARMENTTSGEIVPMVVEQSDSYAAAKWRGVFILATAASLVFLLIWGPTRLWGGLGLLDLWAFPLVYLGSFALLTGLFELIPAFRRPWILTSEKNDAIAKATLTEFMTNGLGNTRDRTGIIIYISLMEKRVQIYADSGINTKVPQGTWEKPVQMIVSGIKERRFTDALIQALEYCGSVLAEHCPPRPDDTNELDDLIIK; from the coding sequence ATGGCATCTCAGGTTAGCAAGATAGTTACAGAACAGGATCAGCAGCGGATCAGGGACTGCGTTGCCCGGATGGAGAATACTACTTCCGGCGAGATTGTTCCCATGGTAGTGGAACAGAGCGACAGCTATGCAGCCGCAAAATGGCGGGGGGTGTTCATCCTCGCAACGGCGGCTTCCCTGGTATTTCTCCTGATCTGGGGACCAACCCGCCTGTGGGGGGGCTTGGGACTGTTGGATCTATGGGCCTTCCCCCTGGTGTACCTGGGCAGTTTTGCCCTACTGACGGGGTTATTTGAGCTCATCCCGGCATTCCGGCGCCCCTGGATACTGACGTCGGAAAAGAATGATGCCATCGCCAAGGCAACCTTAACCGAATTTATGACCAACGGGCTGGGGAATACCCGAGACCGCACCGGCATTATTATCTACATAAGCCTCATGGAAAAACGGGTTCAAATCTATGCCGACTCTGGCATCAATACCAAGGTACCCCAGGGTACCTGGGAAAAACCGGTCCAGATGATCGTCTCGGGTATCAAGGAACGCCGGTTCACCGATGCCCTCATCCAGGCTCTGGAGTACTGCGGGTCGGTACTCGCAGAGCACTGTCCCCCGCGTCCGGACGACACCAATGAGCTTGATGACCTGATCATCAAATAG
- a CDS encoding TPM domain-containing protein — protein MKRLGTGVLVIALALLPVLGLSAQTGGPIPQLTGRVVDQAGMISSSTEREITKALEALERSDSTQIAVLTVNSLEGESIEGFGIRVAEAWQIGTADQDNGAILVVSKADKKIRIEVGYGLEGSLTDLMAGRIIDNIISPAFKSGNFDEGFLNAVQAMAGIVQGEYTGDGTLPGEETRASRGSSIGLPFEFGIFILFAVFSIISGIARGGSRHRGHRGNSGLLWMALGMAASNRRHRSSGFGGFGSGGGFGSGGGGFGGFSGGGGGFGGGGASGGW, from the coding sequence ATGAAACGGTTAGGTACAGGAGTACTGGTCATCGCCCTGGCGCTATTGCCGGTTCTGGGATTGTCTGCCCAGACCGGCGGCCCCATCCCCCAGCTTACCGGCAGGGTGGTGGATCAGGCCGGGATGATCAGCTCTTCAACGGAACGGGAGATAACCAAGGCCTTGGAGGCTCTGGAACGCTCGGATTCCACCCAGATTGCCGTACTCACGGTTAACTCTCTGGAGGGAGAGAGCATCGAAGGTTTCGGAATCCGGGTGGCCGAGGCCTGGCAGATCGGAACGGCCGACCAGGACAACGGCGCCATCCTCGTGGTAAGCAAGGCAGATAAAAAGATCCGCATCGAGGTAGGATACGGATTAGAGGGCAGCCTTACTGACCTCATGGCAGGCCGGATTATCGATAACATTATTTCTCCGGCGTTCAAATCGGGCAACTTTGATGAGGGCTTCCTTAATGCGGTTCAGGCTATGGCAGGAATCGTCCAGGGTGAGTATACCGGGGACGGAACCTTACCCGGGGAGGAAACTCGGGCAAGCCGGGGCAGCTCCATCGGGCTCCCCTTTGAGTTCGGAATTTTTATTCTCTTTGCCGTATTCAGCATTATCAGCGGAATCGCCCGGGGCGGATCACGCCACCGGGGACACCGGGGCAACAGCGGTCTGCTCTGGATGGCCCTGGGTATGGCGGCAAGTAACCGCAGACACCGCTCCAGCGGCTTCGGCGGCTTTGGTTCCGGAGGCGGATTCGGTTCCGGAGGCGGCGGATTTGGCGGATTCAGCGGCGGCGGCGGCGGATTCGGTGGCGGCGGCGCATCAGGAGGTTGGTAA
- a CDS encoding LemA family protein — MKRIVRGLILVAVVLGLSGCGYNTMQTMEEQVFRAWGDLEAQLQRRADLIPNLVATVRGYADHEQETLQAVTDARSRVGSIQLTPETLNDPQAMENFRAAQGELSSALSRLMVVTENYPNLKADQSFRDLQNQLEGTENRISVARQRYNEQVQKFNSTIRSFPNSLTNSILLKLERKEYFEAAPGSDVAPTVQF; from the coding sequence ATGAAACGAATAGTGAGGGGCCTTATTCTGGTGGCGGTTGTATTAGGGCTGTCCGGATGCGGCTACAATACCATGCAGACCATGGAGGAACAGGTATTCCGTGCCTGGGGCGATTTGGAAGCCCAGCTTCAACGAAGGGCGGATCTTATTCCGAATCTGGTAGCCACGGTACGCGGATATGCGGATCACGAACAAGAAACCCTGCAAGCCGTAACGGATGCCAGGAGCCGGGTGGGTTCCATTCAACTGACTCCCGAAACCCTTAACGATCCCCAGGCCATGGAAAACTTCCGGGCTGCCCAGGGTGAATTGAGCTCAGCGCTCTCGCGGTTGATGGTGGTAACCGAAAACTATCCGAACCTGAAAGCGGATCAATCCTTCCGGGATCTGCAAAATCAACTAGAGGGAACGGAAAACCGGATTAGCGTAGCCCGGCAGCGGTACAATGAGCAGGTTCAGAAATTCAACTCCACCATCCGGAGTTTTCCCAATTCCCTGACAAATTCCATCCTACTCAAATTGGAACGGAAAGAGTATTTCGAGGCCGCACCGGGATCCGATGTAGCACCCACGGTACAGTTCTAA
- a CDS encoding MFS transporter gives MSSQALPQVETLPGWKKWIYALGQFGWSLASYAAGNLLVYFYFPPEEAGQAVFPVMIVQGFVLGVLTIIGLIFWFGRVFDAVTDPIIAVLSDRNNAKIGRRRFFLLISSVPFALLSILIFMPPFGTGAGANVWANSLWVFITVVLFYLSMTMYVTPYFAWLSELGHTSDERLGLSTRISVTWALGFMVGSQSVALQGVLEGFGFEAVAAFRGVIILFAVVSLICMLLPVLLIDERRYCNAVPSSQGIWTSLKSVIKIENFLRFTLSDFAYWVALTFINSGMVYFVTVLLELPKEFYSTLILVLFLLSFAFYGPVNLLAKRAGKKNLLIIAFIIFGITYGFAFFLGLWPLPAQVQGFLVVIFASVSIATFGILPNAMVSDMAEAFAIETGEYKAGVFFGFRTFMQKMGQSVAALLLPSLIKIGAPEGSLTGVLGVRLLAVLALVFCLGGMLLLLWYDEKKINAVLAKNQEAPAQAEV, from the coding sequence ATGAGTAGTCAAGCGCTGCCCCAGGTAGAAACCCTGCCGGGATGGAAGAAGTGGATCTACGCCCTCGGCCAGTTCGGCTGGTCATTGGCAAGCTATGCCGCAGGCAACCTGCTGGTGTATTTCTATTTCCCCCCCGAGGAGGCCGGACAGGCTGTCTTCCCGGTTATGATCGTCCAAGGCTTCGTTCTGGGGGTTCTCACCATCATCGGACTCATTTTCTGGTTCGGACGGGTATTTGACGCGGTCACCGATCCGATTATCGCTGTTCTCTCAGACCGGAACAATGCGAAAATCGGACGGCGCAGGTTTTTCCTGCTCATATCCTCGGTGCCCTTCGCCCTCTTGTCCATTCTGATTTTCATGCCCCCCTTCGGTACCGGAGCCGGGGCTAACGTTTGGGCTAACTCCCTGTGGGTGTTTATCACGGTGGTGTTGTTCTACCTATCCATGACCATGTACGTTACGCCGTACTTCGCCTGGCTCAGCGAGCTTGGCCATACATCGGACGAGCGGTTGGGGCTCTCTACCCGGATCTCCGTAACCTGGGCCCTGGGGTTCATGGTGGGTAGCCAGTCTGTGGCCTTGCAGGGGGTTTTAGAGGGATTCGGCTTCGAGGCGGTAGCCGCCTTCCGCGGGGTAATCATACTCTTTGCTGTGGTTAGTTTGATTTGCATGCTTCTGCCCGTGTTACTCATCGATGAACGCCGGTACTGCAACGCCGTCCCCAGCAGCCAGGGGATCTGGACCTCCCTCAAGTCCGTCATCAAGATAGAGAACTTTCTCCGGTTTACCCTGAGCGATTTTGCCTACTGGGTAGCCCTGACCTTCATCAACTCCGGAATGGTGTACTTTGTCACCGTACTCCTGGAACTGCCCAAGGAGTTTTACTCCACCCTGATCCTCGTATTGTTCCTTCTCAGCTTTGCCTTCTACGGGCCGGTAAATCTCCTGGCCAAACGGGCGGGTAAGAAAAACCTGCTCATCATTGCCTTCATCATCTTCGGCATTACCTACGGTTTCGCCTTTTTCCTCGGACTCTGGCCCCTACCCGCCCAGGTACAGGGCTTCCTAGTGGTCATTTTCGCCTCGGTATCCATTGCCACCTTCGGTATTTTACCCAATGCCATGGTCAGCGATATGGCGGAGGCCTTCGCCATAGAAACCGGGGAGTACAAGGCCGGGGTTTTCTTCGGGTTCCGGACCTTCATGCAAAAGATGGGTCAGAGCGTCGCTGCCCTGCTTCTTCCCTCCCTTATAAAGATCGGAGCCCCGGAGGGTTCCCTCACCGGCGTACTGGGGGTTCGGCTCCTGGCCGTCCTTGCCCTGGTGTTCTGTCTTGGGGGCATGCTGCTGTTACTATGGTATGACGAAAAGAAGATCAACGCGGTATTGGCAAAAAACCAGGAAGCCCCGGCCCAGGCTGAGGTGTAA
- a CDS encoding DUF6937 domain-containing protein, which yields MENPTHIFGNPVSHRVTRRARNTRRRFARKFGQDGPLGLRCTPLPVLGELWGCTGIAAEPGDSRITLKPHPIIIGTIRMGYGHFRISMAIASAAASQGLVPYWFDLHAQTQTTAGKVIGHLNSLYSLGSRLSQRSALFNRLYWEPLNSKAFRKLSYNAIDQETARLYAPVWEGLPKDVPVVATHVWPAQAAIHAGMTGVVNVVPDNWPMALHLAQGSLHTVQTPHAYWGYRSLRGMGPRPGQLLHPMPGDDVLYTGHYIDNELVSTLEDSTARRLERLKNHEPLRLLMTVGGAGAQADFYLQLIDRVAEAVRSRRIELHINVGDHRGVRDQVAAGLADMNISAELMEGRSSETPPGSGIHRVYYSPEIYSGVYLTNSLMPHCDVLVTKPSELSFYPIPKLMIRRIGGHEAWGAIHGAELGDSTPECRRPQDAAQFLGLMLEDGRALELMNRSILAAHTQGIYNGAYRVVQAALARAGAAAGPAEVSHSSYLVRKRL from the coding sequence ATGGAAAACCCAACCCATATTTTCGGAAACCCTGTCTCTCACCGAGTAACACGCCGGGCACGGAATACCCGGCGGCGCTTTGCCCGGAAATTCGGTCAGGACGGTCCCCTGGGGTTACGCTGCACTCCCCTGCCGGTTTTAGGGGAGCTATGGGGATGCACAGGAATTGCTGCAGAACCCGGAGACAGTCGAATCACCTTGAAACCTCATCCTATCATTATCGGAACCATCCGGATGGGCTACGGTCACTTCCGGATTTCTATGGCCATAGCCTCGGCTGCGGCTTCCCAGGGGCTGGTGCCCTACTGGTTCGACCTTCATGCCCAGACCCAGACCACCGCTGGGAAGGTTATCGGCCATCTGAACAGTCTGTATTCCTTGGGAAGCAGGCTTTCCCAGCGCTCGGCCCTGTTCAACCGGCTGTATTGGGAGCCCTTGAACAGCAAGGCGTTTCGAAAACTCAGTTACAATGCCATCGATCAGGAAACCGCCCGACTCTATGCACCGGTGTGGGAGGGTTTGCCCAAGGATGTGCCGGTGGTGGCTACCCATGTGTGGCCCGCCCAGGCAGCGATTCACGCCGGTATGACCGGGGTGGTCAATGTTGTTCCCGATAACTGGCCTATGGCGCTGCACCTGGCCCAGGGCAGCCTGCACACCGTCCAGACCCCCCATGCCTATTGGGGGTACCGGAGCCTCCGGGGTATGGGCCCCCGTCCCGGGCAGCTTCTGCATCCCATGCCGGGGGATGATGTCCTATATACCGGCCATTATATCGATAATGAACTGGTCTCCACCCTGGAAGACTCCACAGCTCGACGGCTGGAGCGGCTGAAGAACCATGAACCCCTGCGGCTTCTCATGACCGTGGGCGGGGCCGGAGCCCAGGCGGATTTTTATTTACAGCTTATCGACCGGGTAGCCGAAGCGGTACGATCGCGGCGGATCGAGCTGCATATCAATGTGGGGGATCACCGGGGAGTCCGGGACCAGGTAGCGGCAGGACTGGCAGACATGAACATATCCGCCGAGCTGATGGAGGGCCGTTCTTCCGAAACGCCCCCAGGATCGGGCATCCACAGGGTATACTACAGCCCGGAGATCTATTCCGGGGTGTACCTCACCAACAGCCTCATGCCCCACTGCGATGTCCTGGTTACCAAACCCAGCGAGCTGTCCTTCTACCCCATTCCCAAGCTCATGATCCGGAGAATCGGGGGGCACGAGGCTTGGGGAGCCATCCATGGAGCGGAATTGGGAGACAGCACTCCGGAATGCCGGCGTCCCCAGGATGCTGCCCAGTTCCTGGGGCTGATGCTGGAGGACGGCAGGGCTCTGGAGCTCATGAACCGGAGCATTCTGGCTGCCCATACCCAGGGGATCTATAATGGAGCCTACCGGGTTGTCCAGGCGGCACTGGCGCGTGCCGGAGCCGCGGCCGGTCCGGCAGAAGTAAGTCATAGTTCATACCTAGTGCGCAAAAGGTTGTAA
- a CDS encoding TetR/AcrR family transcriptional regulator — protein MDHWKRGAPGEAGAFKSSHPPKPSAKELKRLRVRRHFLDAAKTLILTDGLDQLSTKRIGEMAGYSYATIYNYFENYNELVCEAVEELALECGEFVTESLADFPQAGVKDRVLELARLMVLWNTENVNRYYPFLSTQVDFSYFFARDGEHFFHPAYRLLLEELSRLDLETLEMSQEDLATLTDILAYVFHSKLHFFIRYGVPRTQVELLDEVCREVSFLLGRLG, from the coding sequence ATGGACCATTGGAAACGAGGCGCCCCGGGAGAGGCTGGGGCATTCAAATCATCCCATCCACCCAAACCCTCTGCAAAGGAACTGAAACGGCTGCGGGTGCGCCGGCATTTTCTGGATGCTGCCAAAACCCTTATCCTAACCGACGGCTTGGACCAGCTCAGTACCAAGCGAATCGGGGAGATGGCCGGCTACTCCTACGCGACGATTTACAACTACTTCGAAAACTACAATGAGCTTGTCTGTGAAGCGGTGGAGGAATTGGCTCTAGAGTGTGGTGAGTTTGTGACTGAAAGCCTCGCGGACTTCCCCCAGGCGGGAGTGAAGGACCGGGTACTGGAGCTGGCCCGGCTCATGGTTCTCTGGAATACCGAAAACGTTAACCGCTACTATCCCTTTCTCTCAACCCAGGTGGATTTTTCGTACTTTTTTGCCCGGGACGGAGAGCATTTTTTTCATCCGGCCTATCGGCTCTTATTGGAGGAGCTATCTCGTCTGGATTTGGAGACTTTGGAAATGTCCCAGGAGGACCTTGCAACCCTGACGGACATTCTGGCCTATGTGTTTCATTCCAAGCTGCATTTTTTCATCCGCTACGGGGTGCCCCGCACCCAGGTAGAGCTCCTGGATGAGGTGTGCCGGGAGGTAAGCTTCCTCTTAGGCCGGTTGGGTTAG
- a CDS encoding sensor histidine kinase, which yields MEQLRWNKAPRIFPWLLGIASLVCTPLTLSFRVSDVSIGFVWAQLFPIVSALAYGPAGGLISGIAGGSWFPFLLWPGNGYANLFTSLDSLAFYALLGLVSRRAVFPRFAGLLMTEGHRGSGIGGAGGAEPQTGTHSINGQGRHFSPPRQIILFISVYLPLRGVLFWLLFNPLLSLNPPFWLSVWDRPLPDTTVLNIIVKHAVTTCVQVLTAGIMLRLNPLRKVLGIETQYKMKRNTFILWFTLGIALGIWGILLVFQGIFLPLDPIQAQDFYKLTLITFFIGWIIALRVVITYVENAIWAQVQLERTEGQFRIIGERANDLISITDYDGRCVYVSPSVQRILGYDPQEVLGSHPVETIHPEDQPMIRDYYRMIQEGADPGIPHFDYRTRRKDGVWIWLESVPQAVPGDSLQGKRILVISRDITQWKKDQRTITQALQEKEVLLRELYHRTKNNMQTIISMLYLKAAASDQPEVQALVSDIHGKITAMSEIHQLLYRSGNLNQVDMQTYIQEFCRLTVRGFQATPEQIGFQVRSTGIFLPLDQALPCGLIISELVTNSYKYAFPQHSRGTISIAIEASPTHYTLFYRDSGPGLSHPPDSQEAPSNTPDHPPYHPEGMGLQIIRNLAESQLGGSFTLLGGPGFAAAVVFPRSGRNTGESRADRA from the coding sequence ATGGAACAGCTCCGATGGAACAAAGCACCGCGAATATTTCCCTGGTTGCTGGGTATCGCCAGCCTTGTCTGCACACCCCTCACCCTATCCTTCCGTGTCAGCGATGTATCTATCGGATTTGTCTGGGCTCAGCTCTTTCCCATCGTTTCAGCCCTCGCCTACGGACCAGCCGGGGGACTGATTTCGGGCATCGCTGGCGGCTCATGGTTTCCCTTCCTGCTCTGGCCCGGTAACGGCTATGCAAACCTTTTTACCAGCCTGGACTCCCTCGCCTTTTACGCGCTTCTCGGATTAGTTTCCCGCCGGGCCGTGTTCCCCCGATTTGCCGGTTTGCTCATGACCGAAGGCCATCGCGGCTCCGGCATAGGAGGCGCCGGGGGGGCTGAACCGCAAACCGGAACTCATTCCATTAACGGTCAAGGCCGCCACTTCTCTCCCCCGCGGCAGATCATCCTCTTCATTAGCGTGTATCTTCCCCTGAGGGGGGTACTGTTCTGGCTGCTCTTTAATCCCTTGTTGTCCCTCAATCCGCCCTTCTGGCTATCTGTCTGGGACAGGCCCCTTCCGGACACTACCGTACTGAACATCATCGTTAAACACGCCGTGACCACCTGTGTCCAGGTACTCACCGCCGGCATCATGCTGCGTTTGAATCCCTTGCGGAAGGTATTAGGGATCGAAACCCAGTACAAAATGAAGCGCAATACCTTCATCCTCTGGTTTACCCTGGGAATTGCCCTGGGCATATGGGGCATTTTGCTTGTGTTTCAGGGGATTTTTCTGCCTCTGGACCCTATCCAAGCCCAGGACTTTTATAAACTCACCCTCATAACCTTTTTCATCGGCTGGATCATCGCCCTGCGGGTCGTAATTACGTATGTGGAAAACGCAATCTGGGCCCAGGTGCAGCTGGAACGCACCGAGGGACAATTCCGGATTATCGGTGAACGGGCAAACGACCTCATTTCCATTACCGACTACGACGGCAGATGTGTGTATGTCTCGCCCTCGGTCCAGCGGATTCTCGGCTATGATCCCCAGGAGGTTCTGGGTTCACACCCCGTGGAAACCATCCATCCGGAAGACCAGCCTATGATCCGGGACTATTACCGGATGATTCAGGAGGGGGCGGACCCGGGAATTCCCCACTTCGATTACCGGACAAGACGGAAAGACGGTGTTTGGATCTGGCTGGAATCGGTGCCCCAAGCCGTGCCCGGCGATTCCCTCCAGGGCAAACGAATTCTGGTCATCAGCCGGGACATCACCCAGTGGAAGAAGGACCAGCGAACCATTACTCAAGCCCTCCAGGAGAAAGAGGTCCTGCTCAGGGAACTCTACCACCGGACCAAAAACAACATGCAGACCATCATTTCCATGCTATACCTCAAAGCTGCAGCCTCGGACCAGCCGGAGGTTCAAGCCCTGGTCTCTGACATCCATGGAAAAATAACCGCCATGTCGGAGATCCACCAGCTTCTCTACCGCTCAGGCAACCTAAACCAGGTAGATATGCAAACCTACATCCAGGAATTCTGCCGCCTAACCGTCCGGGGATTCCAGGCTACCCCGGAGCAGATCGGTTTTCAGGTACGCAGCACGGGGATATTCCTCCCCCTGGACCAGGCTCTACCCTGTGGTCTTATCATCAGCGAACTGGTTACCAACTCCTATAAATACGCATTTCCCCAGCATAGCCGGGGCACCATATCCATCGCCATCGAGGCCTCACCCACCCATTACACCCTTTTCTACCGGGACAGCGGACCGGGTCTGTCCCACCCCCCGGATAGCCAAGAGGCCCCCTCGAATACTCCCGATCATCCACCCTACCATCCCGAGGGAATGGGGCTTCAGATTATCCGGAACCTGGCTGAGAGCCAATTAGGAGGCAGCTTCACCCTCCTAGGGGGACCAGGATTTGCAGCTGCGGTGGTGTTCCCGAGGAGCGGCAGAAATACCGGAGAATCCCGGGCCGATCGCGCCTGA